From the Hordeum vulgare subsp. vulgare chromosome 1H, MorexV3_pseudomolecules_assembly, whole genome shotgun sequence genome, the window ATGGCGCGCCCCTCGCGGCTCTACCTCCTCGCCTACAACTCCCTCCAGGCCATCGGATGGTAACCAAACCACCTcccatcagcagcagcaacagttgcATCCCCTAATCACTTGAGTCCTTCGCGCCTGTGCAAACTAATCCGTCTCTGATCCCCATCCTCGTCGTCGAACTGCAGGTCCGTCGCCTTTCTCCGCCTCCTGGCCTGCCTAGCCCCTCCCGTCTCCGTCGACTCCGCATACGCCGCCGCCGGCGACCTCATATGTGCGTGCTGCCTCCCGCCTCCCCTAATTCCTATTACCATCTGAATTTTGAATTTCGTGTGGATTGATGACTTCTTGTCCACATTTTCTTGCCGTCTCCGTAGGCCTTCTGCAAACCTGCGCGGTCCTTGAGACCATCCATGCCGCCGTCGGTGGGTGGATGAACTACTGGCTAGCTAGACTGAATTTCGTCTTCTCCTGGATTTCCCCCTTACTATCGATGTGTGTGAATTGACTCCGGATGGTTGGGTGTTTGGTTGTTCAGGATTGGTGCCCACCTCGCCGTTTCTTGCCTTCTTGCAATGGGGAGGGAGGACTCACTTCGTTCTTGCCCTTCTCCGGCAAATCCCTGAGGTGAGATGAATGCAGGAACCAACGGCCTCAACAAATTTCTTCACTCTTCCCGTACTTCAGCTCTGTAGAGTTTCGCTGATAAGTTCAGTCTGCTGTTGCAAATGCAGGTTCAGGACAGCCCATCTGTGTTCATAACGTTTATGGCTTGGAGCATATCTGAGGTGTGGCACACCTCACATTTTCTGCCTTTTTTTAAGTTGTCCTAATCTCACCAGGTCACCATTTTTACTCTCTTATTTTTGTGATCCACTTGATGGCTATGTTAAGATGCATTCCCCTGATATAACGAGTTACTGCTTCGAAAGCATATTTTAATATACAGCTTTGATTCTTCTCTGAATCCACGTATCTATTGCTGGGCTAATTTGAGTTTGTAACATGCTTGTGGAATTAATTGCATGTGGCTACAGTAATGTCAATGTTGACGGTGTCATTATGAAGGGTTGTTCTGTTCATAAAGTTTTTCTCAATGTATTAACCTGTTTATGTTCAATTGTTAAGGAAGAAACTAGATCAGTGATTACCTTTTGAGGAAAATAGACGAGTAAACATAGTAGTATGTAGTATTGTGTCCGAATAATTAGCATTAGAAAAATGGTCCTTATTCAGATTCTTCACAGGATATAGTTAGTAAGGTCGACCTTTTAGTAGAAGTTTCTTGAATCACGCATAATACGTCCACCTTTTGGTAGAAGTTTCTTGAATCACGCATAATACATTGTTTTCACTGTGCAGGTTATTCGATACTCTCACTATGCTCTGAGTACCATAAAAGTTTGTCCAGCATGGCTGACTTACCTCAGGTTCCATTCCCTAACAGTTGCAATCTCCACATGCATATGTTGTTTTGATATAAATGATGCCCTGTCTTATGAGTCATAACTGAGTTCAAATGCATAAAGTCAACTGATTGCAACCTCTATTGTTTTCTGAAAGAACAACATaggatctactccctccgtccctaaatatagtctttttaaagattccactacggactacataagtctttttagagattccagtgGAATctgtaaaaagacttatatttaggaacggatgaagTATCTTTTATTTGCTAGCATAAAGTGGAAGGCCTTCATATCCTTTGTGAATTACTTCCGGTTCACATTTTTTCTGCTTCCCTGTGGTTTTTCAGACCATTGCAACTCTGTTCTCAGATTATACAACTTTATCTCAAATAACTACCTACCTGTAGGTACACTGCTTTTATCCCGTTGTATCCTATCGGGGTAGGACCAGGGGAAAGTAAGCTCAGTAACTCTTCCACTCTACAATGTGCCTACAAATACAATTTTCCTTGATCCAGTAATCCACTGTTGTGCCCTGCTCTCCTTGCTATATCTGCATGCAGTGTGGACTATGTACCAAGCTCTTCCATTTGTAAAGGAGAGGGACCTCTACTCAGGCTTctttgcaaagttctccatgagctACCATTCATTTCTTGTGGTAAGTCGACATCAAATCAGCGGGAGTGAATACATCCTGTGCCACTTCAGTTTCTATTTGATCATACGTAATGTTCGCTTGATCACTTACCGGCAAACATGCGGTGATAGGGTGTGCTGCTGTGCTATCCGCTTCTATGGCTGAAGCTGTACCTGCATGTGTTCAAGCAGCGCAAGTCCAAGCTGGGAAAGGCGGACAGGAAGAAACGGGCATGAGGCAACCAGATTGTTGGGAGGGTCTTGCAGCTGTGGAGTCTTAGCTGAGTTGAGAGGCAACTTACTATACTACTAGCAGATTACTGATCTCTATCGGATTTACTGAATTTGAATGAAGATGCCAAATTTGTTGTAACATATGCATTTTACAAAAATTGAGCAAAGTATGCCAAATTTGTAAATGTATGGGGAAAAAAACTTGACCATTTTTATACCTAAAAAGCAAAATCAAACAACTTCTTTGTTCTTCCACTTTGGTTGCTTGAGGCATATATAAATACCTCTTTTTTTTACAGAGATAAGTACAACTTAAATACTTCTGTTACTTTACCTTTCCAGAGGTGCAGCATTAATCAGTGATGATCCTGAGCTGCTTGTTCAGTTCAACTGCCAAATATTTTTAGAGTAATTCAATTTGCCCATCTTGGAGGGTTTTTTTTTTTGTGAGACAAATCTTGGAGGTTATGTTCAGTGAGAGCAAGCAAATAGGTGTATACTTCTTTTTTCCCTGAGAAAACGGCTGCACCATAGGTCACAGGCCTTATGATTTTGGGCCCGGAAGGCCCATAGCTGCAGCACATACGAAACGAACGAAGCCTGCAGCCCCGTCTGATCGCTGACCGCCGGCCCCTCTCCgctcctgccgccgccgccatggggaACTTCCGCAAGCTCGGCCGCCACGCCGCCCACCGCGTCTCCATGCTCAGGTATCCACCCCCCTGTCCCTGCCGGTCGAcccgtctcccttttgtttccttTTCACCTCTCTCCCTGACCACAAGGGCCATGGCTGCCTCTCTCCCCGCCCCTTCCCGATCTCTCTCGGCAGGACGATGGTGTCGCAGCTGGTGAAGCACGAGCGGATCGAGACCACAGTCGCCAAGGTAGCTTCCTGCCTCATGTTACtccggcatttcatcgaacaccttgcGGTTGCAGGGTTTCTGCGCCAGGGAATTTCGGTCCTCCTTTTTTATGTGTTACTTCTTGCCATTTCAGGCGAAGGAGGTGCGGcggaaggcggatcagatggtgcAGCTCGGCAAAGATGTACGTCCTTTAGTCGTTTACTAGTATTCAGTATAACCTAATCGCCCAGTACCCGCATTTTGCTAATTTGGACAGTATACTGAATTGTTCAGTGGCGCCTATTTAGGTTAAGTTTACTTGAGTGGTTTGATGGAACCAGGCACCTTGATTAGATGGACAGATTGTCCTCGGCAGGGTTGATACCTTGTGCCGCAAACTGTGTAGGAGGTCATTCATAATTGGTGCTGATAATCGCTATGCTGATAAGAAAAATGGCATGATCTGGACACAATGGTGTATGGATAAAAAACTTTCACGTAGGTGCACTTGTCTTATATGGGTTTCTTGTTTCCTGTCGTAGCCTCTCATGGAACTTatgagattgttgaggttttgacTACCTGAGTAGATAGATGTTAAGTGTTAGCATTCGTTTGTTTAAGCAAGTGCGAGTGAAACTTCACGGAAGCTGCTTTCATGAAGAAGTTAGTATGTAATTCAAGGACACCCTGTTTGTCAGTGATGTTACAGTGGTGATCATACGAATGAGTTCGCACAAATCTGAATGTCGCCCTGTAACGATGAAGTTAACGCGAAATAGGTTTCAGATACAGAGAGTTTTGTTGTGTACTTGAAAATTATATCATTCCACATTCCAGGAGTTCCCCTTGACTTAAATGCCCATGACCAGATATATTGCATGATTTCTGTAGCTCTTTCTAATGAAACTTCCGTTCCTGCAATTGCTGCTATATTGATGGGCATTCTATTGTTTTATAGGGTACCCTAGATGCAGCAAGACGTGCCTCGGCATTTGTTCGGGGTGATGACGTCGTTCACAAGTTATTCACAGAGCTTGCATACCGCTACAagtaagtttcttcttcttcaagtaaGTTTTACCTATGTTATGGGTTGTTTTCTATTTTGGTCTGGTTAGCATGCTCAAAAGAACCTCTCAAGCTATATATCTTATGTATCTTTGTTATTTTCTACTTATATCTAGGGATCGAGCTGGTGGGTATACAAGACTACTGCGAACCAGGATACGAATTGGCGATGCTGCACCAATGGCTTACATTGAGTATGTATATATATTCTGTACTCCATATACCAACTGCATAAAAtcatagtatgattttttttaaatacattTGCTATTTGCGTTAACTATATTTGGGTCTTCACATTCAAGTAATGTGCTTTCACTACATGATGCCAGTTAGttctcttttgttttctgtttagtATTGTATAATAAAATTAGATTGCGGTCTGAAATTGCCTGTAAAAAATTATTTCTCGAAGAAATGGTGATGTTACGAAAGACAAAATTGTTTTCCCATCTCTCACTCTGGAACTTTAATCAAGAACATGGCCACATTACAGCAGAGAAATAAACTATATGCTGTGGTGAGATTGAATTTAACATCTGTTGCCAATGTCATATACAGGTTTGTCGACCGGGAGAATGAACTTCGAGAGGCCAAACCTGCGACTCCATCGCCTCCCCAGCGTGTCCCTCTTGATCCGTGGACCAAGTCCCGTGCTAGCCAACAGTGGGCAGGGCCTAAAGTCAGCCAGAACTCCAAAACAGAAGGGCTATGAGAACCAAAAGTACCATTTATCTTTATTTTGTGTTTGTGagatattttttttctctttagaCGCGCTAATTAGGAGACCCATTCTGTAACAGACTAAAAACTTATGTTTCCGCATGAtatttatactatttgtcaaggaTCATTGTGACTAGAAATTGTTGCTGATGTGTTAAGAGTCCATGCTTACTGATCATTGACATGGTTGAGTTTGTCATGTCGATATCATAGCTGCAATGTGGCCATGTTGCTCGACAAAGCTTTCTTGCTGCCCTTGAGCATCCTGAAACTTCCCAtaatcctgtgatatgaagatgcaatGTAGCCATGTTGGCACTTTGCTCTGTTGTGTCGAATTCGTATGGTTAAGACTCCGGCTGATCCTGAATTGCCGATGGTGTCTCGTGATCTTGAAGAGGTTGAGCTCCTCCGACCAGTTTACTTTCTTTCTCCCTTCAGCCACCCTCGAGGCACAGGCAGCCTATGAAATCGCTTTGTCGCCGGCGTCGAACCCGGTAGCCTCATTTGCCATCTTATTCGGTAAAACGTAGGCAAATGTTGTGAGCCCGTGACAATATTGTACCTCAGAGAGGGGAGGTGGTCAATTTTGCAGCTTAAGAAGTTTCAACCTGAGTCTTTTGTTTACTTGGGACGCCTGAACCTCTATTCCTTTAACGTACGTGACCCGCGATGATGCTTCATGTGAAAAATAAGTACATTGACCTGAGGTGTTTATATGCATTCGAGGAAAATTATCCAAAATTTCAGGGCAGGAGGTACAGTTTGCCTGTCACTTTCAGGTGCAACATCTACTACATTTGACCCTTAACTAGACCCACAACGAAAGAATGAAGAGAAAAAAGGATGGATGCTATCTTGGCATCACCTGAACCGTGTGGCTTCTTCTATCTTGCAGCTCAGAAATATGTGGCCAGTTTGGCTACACCTTGCGTGGCTTTTTCTTCTGCTATCCACATGACCAGATAAGTCCAAGCGATAGGCTGAGAGTTGCCGCGACGATGCAAGCGATAGaggtatataaacatatttttggAGCTGATTTTCCGAAGATCGGTTAACGGGGATCGCCAGATGGACTGCGTTCTTCTGAGCTCACATTCGCCATCATATAATACCGTTAACGCAAGGTAAAAAATCTTCATTCCCTTTACTCTGTTGCTGTAAACTTTGCCGGGATCCAAGAATTCTAGTAGATTTTGTCTCTGTGATTGCCATCTGCGCTGACTTTGGATTCCTGCAGGCTTCAGCAATGCTCTGTTAGCCTCAACAGTGTAGGATTTGCAGTTATCAGAAAGGGGTGCTTAAGTTTAAGGTGCTATGCGATTGGTGATGCAGGGCGTCGAAATGATCCTTTGAACGAGAACAAGAATGGGCCCATTTCGCAAGAACTAAACGGGCCCAGTGCTTCCTTCACAACTGTTGGTGCTGAAATCACTCAAGAAACAGGAGATTTCTTTGTCAGCGATGCCGAGGGTGACCCGGACAAACCGACGGACGGTTTCTCCTCAATCGAGGATGCTATAAATTCGTTGCGCGAAGGAAAGGTAGGAGAAAATAAATTTCTAATTTTCTCAACATGTACAATGATACTATACATAACTGTATTACCTTCCAGCCTGTCAGCCTCCATTATCCACTTCATTTTGTACGTAGATTACAAGGTGAATGAATCACAGTTGCTTATTCTCCCAGAAACCATAGTTGTACACTTGTACCTTTGTACTACGAATAATTGAGTACTTCATATAAAACAGACTCTGCTATACTTGGATTTTAAAGGTCATCTGAATAACTGTCCTTATTTTCATCTCCAGAGCAAAGTGATTTGTGTAATTCGAAATAATAGGATGAACAATGTCAATTTTGTGATATTCAATTTACTCCATTTTCATTTTCATGTAGCAAGTTCATTTGCTTGCCTCAAAATTCAgggccttcaatgcatgaatgaattatcattttttttcaaaatgtaGTTGACTTTAGCTACAAAGTTAACTATTCATTCTTCTCCAGTTTGTTATTGCTATAGATGACGAAAACGGTGACAACGTAGGGGATCTTGTCATGGCAGCCGATCTAGCTAGCCCGGAATCAATTGCATTCATGATCAGAAATGGTTCCGGTATCATCTCAGTGGGCATGAAGGAAGCGGACCTAGAAAGGTTGATGCTTCCTATGATGTCTCCAGTCACAGAAATCGGCGACATTTCAGCTGTTGCTTCCACAGTGACAGTGGTAAAAACCTTATGGTCCATAACCTTTGTTGCAGGCACTATAGAATCCCTGATTGATCAGCTTTTTAATCCTTACTTAAGACAGTAACTTGAAGCATTGTTTTTCCTATCTGATACAGGATGCCAGAGTGGGCATATCCACTGGTGTATCAGCTGCAGACAGGGCAAAAACCATCCTTGCTCTGGCCTCTCCTGACTCCAAGCCCAGTGATCTCAGAAGGCCAGGCCACATATTCCCCCTCAAATACCGGGACGGAGGCGTGCTGAAAAGAGCCGGGCACACCGAGGCGTCGGTGGATCTTGTCGCATTGGCTGGCTTGCGCCATGTATCTGTCCTGTCGAGCATCATCGACCCGAAAGACGGCTCGATGGCATCAACGCCTGCGCTGAAACAGATGGCTTTGGAGCATGATATCCCGATTGTCTCGATCGCTGATCTCATCCGGTTAGTATGCCTTAAGGTGAAGCCTTTGTGAACTTATTGCCTGTTTAATTCTGGTTTGAATTGCGCTGTTAAAATCCCTCTCCAAGATCAAACGGATaaattaaataaaaatgaaatgTGGTTAGGTTAGGATAGATAGTTAGATGCTACCCCTTTTGATGCGATCTCATTTCAGTATGTTGCTGTAAATTCAGGTACAGGAGGAAAAGGGAGAAACTGGTGGAACTGATCGCTGTATCTCGTTTGCCTACCAAATGGGGCCTCTTCCGCGCCTACTGCTACCAATCCAAGCTGGATGGAACTGAGCACATCGCTGTTGCCAAGGTAATACAGTAGAATTCTTTGACAGAAGCAGAACGACCGGAGCAGAAACCAATGTTGCAATTTGATTGTGCGATCCCAACTGTTTTGATCGCCATTGAGTTCTGGGCAAATGTGCAGGGCGATATCGGCGATGGGGAAGACGTGCTCGtgagggtgcactcggagtgcctgaCCGGCGACATCCTCGGCTCTGCCCGCTGCGACTGCGGCGAGCAGCTGGACCTCGCGATGCAGCTGATCGAGAAGTCCGGCCGCGGAGTACTCGTGTACCTGCGCGGCCATGAAGGCCGCGGCATCGGGCTCGGCCAGAAGCTCCGCGCCTACAACCTGCAGGACCAAGGCAGCGACACGGTGGAGGCCAACGTCGAGCTCGGCCTCGCCATCGACTCCCGCGAGTACGGCATCGGCGCCCAGGTACGTACTCCTTGAATCCATCATCGCGGATTTACCGAGATTGTTATTGGGAAGTCAATGGTGTGTTCTTGATGATTGATGGCGGTGATCTTGCTGCCGATTTCAGATTCTCAGGGACATTGGCGTGCGCACGATGCGGCTGATGACGAACAACCCGGCCAAGTTCGTTGGGCTCAAGGGGTACGGGCTCGCCGTGGTGGGCCGGGTCCCGGTGATCTCGCCGATCACCAAGGAGAACCAGAAATACCTCGAGACCAAGAGGACCAAGATGGGGCACCTCTACGGCTCCGACCTCCCCGGCGGCCTCCTCAAGGAATTCCTCAATCCCACGGAAGACAACGCCACGAACTAATTATACGCCACCACCAGACACGATCCACGGATCACTTCCTTTTTTTTAACTCGATTTCTTTCTCAtacatacaacgatcgaacgaaaaTTGAGACGAGATATGGCAACCAATCGTAGCGATTCCATTCATCCATCCATTGTTCATTGTATAACAAACGAAAACAATTACAAACTACGAGGAGCCTCGATCCCTGACGATCGATCGTCAAACACACGACGAGACGAGACGAGAGAAGCTATCTATCTAGGAGGAGGTGAACTTGGTGACGGCCTTGGTGCCCTCGGAGACGGCGTGCTTGGCGAGCTCGCCGGGGAGGACGAGGCGCACGGAGGTCTGGATCTCCCGGGAGGTGATGGTGGGCTTCTTGTTGTACCTGGCGAGCTTGGCGGCCTCCTGCGCGAGCTTCtcgaagatgtcgttgatgaaggagttcatgatggACATGGCCTTGGAGGAGATGCCGATGTCCGGGTGAACCTGCTTGAGCACCTTGAAGATGTAGATCTTGTACGTCTCCACGCTCTTCTTGGCCTTCTTCTTGGCCTTCTtgtccgagccgccgccgccgccctccttggCCGCCGGCAGCCGCTTCTCCGCCTTGGGCTTCTTCTCCCCCTTGGGCGCCTTCTCGGCCTTCTCCTCCGCTGCCGGCTTCTTCTCCGCGGGCTTCTTCTCCGCCTTGGGCGCCATCACGGACGGATCGAGAGGACGGTTGGTTGCGGTTGCGGCTAGGAGGAGGATGATCGGAGAGCGCTGGTGATGGATCGCTGTGCAATGAGATGTGCGGGATTGAATTTATATAGAGGCGAGGTGGGCTGGGattggtggagcgggggagggcgcGGATCGGTGACGTGGAAGGATCTGAGACGTTCGGTGCGATTGACGGTGCAGATTGGGACGCGTGGGGAAGTCTGAGTGGCTGGTGCGAGGCCGAGCGCGGATCTCTTGGCGGTTTTAGCGGTTAGCGCGAATTTTGGGCGCCGAAATGGAGGCGGCGATGGATTTTTGACCGTTCTCCCGTTTCGTTAATCCACCGTCAAAAGTCCACAGATTCACTCCCGAGGGAATTTTTAGTGATATGATCTGAACTTACAAATTCACTCAGAAGGGAATTTTTAGTGATGTAATCTCAACTTGCTGGACCTTTGGTTTAAAACATTTTCGTATAAATTTTGAAGGACATACTAGTATCTTATGGAAAGAGAGAAAGACTTATGTGTGGATTGTTtcatttatatgatttaattgaaTTACAATATCTAAGGTTTAGGTTACTTTATACTCCATCCATTCCTTTTATAGTgtgtattactccctccgtttctaaatataagacattttaaagattccagttgaattacatacggatgtatgtagtcatattttaaattatatattcacttattttgctccgtatctagtctatagtaaaaaataaaatgtcttatattcagAAAATAAAGAAGTAGTTTTTTACCAAAATTCTAAACCTTGCTTGGACGAATTCATCCTTGACTAAAATCACAGGAAGCACAACAACATATCATTTATTAGCTTTTCAAAGAAAACACAAGTTTATTTGGTAAGTCAGTAAAAGATGGTATGCTTAAGGTAGTTTTCATGGAATGATGCTCAACAAAGAAAAATGGAAGATTGAACGAAGCATTCCACTTGGTAGTAAAAGGAACGATATTCATTTTTTAAGTAGTAGAGATTTTCTTTACTCTATACTCAAAGCTTTTACATAGACTTGAAGCTCTAGTAATTTTTAAtccatttatttcttttttgtgaattattaatcatttgatgaaatcatgaaatcatacatactttgaTACAAATGAGTCACAAGGGAATCAACTAACAAGGGGTGTGCCATTGTAATGTAACATATTGAATTAATGCTTCAGTCAGTTGCTCCAACAGTCTGAACTCTTGGAGAGAGGCACACAATATATTTCAACGGGTAAGTTTGGAATATGGTTTTTGACTACTTGACTTTTAGGATTAAGGACAAAATCATATTTCGTATGATCGAAATATCAGTTTGACTCGTCACGTATGTCGATACTATCACAAGACGATATTCGTTATATTAGTTTTGCGAGGTGAAGTGTTTCTTGCCCGGTCGAAGCGCCGCCTTGTTCCCGTCATCACCTATGAACCACCGAGCGTTGACAACCCCATTGACTCCCCGTCTATCTAAGTCCGAACGTGTGAAATTGTTTCTTTGCATTTCATTCATAATATAGTTtctctttcttcatttttttatttttttactataAACTAGACCAACTCACAGCTCGCAAAAAAATGATGATTCAAGCCTCAGCTAGAGAAGGATAGTCAGTAACTTATTGGGAACCCGCCTCCAATACATGCTTATCCTAGAGCCCGATTCCTTCATTCTATGATTTCATGGCCGACTCAATAATATACTTCGCACACCTATTTTAGTTATATATAGATGGTTGCCACTTATATATTCTTCATTGTCCCTCCTATTTGGTTGGAAGTGTCCTCCTTCGGTTGGTAAAGCTAAACTAAAGAGAGGGAAACTAGCTATTTGGATCACCTAGGTTCATGTTGGGGCAAAAACCTACTCTTTTCTTAAAAAATGTAAATCGTATTAGGTGGCATGACACGCGACATGGGCAATGAAGTAGTGATTTTGTGCCCAATTCATACTTATTTCTTTGTTGCAATCCTTATCCTATC encodes:
- the LOC123445381 gene encoding very-long-chain (3R)-3-hydroxyacyl-CoA dehydratase 2, which produces MARPSRLYLLAYNSLQAIGWSVAFLRLLACLAPPVSVDSAYAAAGDLICLLQTCAVLETIHAAVGLVPTSPFLAFLQWGGRTHFVLALLRQIPEVQDSPSVFITFMAWSISEVIRYSHYALSTIKVCPAWLTYLRYTAFIPLYPIGVGPGEMWTMYQALPFVKERDLYSGFFAKFSMSYHSFLVGVLLCYPLLWLKLYLHVFKQRKSKLGKADRKKRA
- the LOC123445392 gene encoding 50S ribosomal protein L17-like, giving the protein MGNFRKLGRHAAHRVSMLRTMVSQLVKHERIETTVAKAKEVRRKADQMVQLGKDGTLDAARRASAFVRGDDVVHKLFTELAYRYKDRAGGYTRLLRTRIRIGDAAPMAYIEFVDRENELREAKPATPSPPQRVPLDPWTKSRASQQWAGPKVSQNSKTEGL
- the LOC123445402 gene encoding probable monofunctional riboflavin biosynthesis protein RIBA 3, chloroplastic isoform X1; translation: MDCVLLSSHSPSYNTVNARLQQCSVSLNSVGFAVIRKGCLSLRCYAIGDAGRRNDPLNENKNGPISQELNGPSASFTTVGAEITQETGDFFVSDAEGDPDKPTDGFSSIEDAINSLREGKFVIAIDDENGDNVGDLVMAADLASPESIAFMIRNGSGIISVGMKEADLERLMLPMMSPVTEIGDISAVASTVTVDARVGISTGVSAADRAKTILALASPDSKPSDLRRPGHIFPLKYRDGGVLKRAGHTEASVDLVALAGLRHVSVLSSIIDPKDGSMASTPALKQMALEHDIPIVSIADLIRYRRKREKLVELIAVSRLPTKWGLFRAYCYQSKLDGTEHIAVAKGDIGDGEDVLVRVHSECLTGDILGSARCDCGEQLDLAMQLIEKSGRGVLVYLRGHEGRGIGLGQKLRAYNLQDQGSDTVEANVELGLAIDSREYGIGAQILRDIGVRTMRLMTNNPAKFVGLKGYGLAVVGRVPVISPITKENQKYLETKRTKMGHLYGSDLPGGLLKEFLNPTEDNATN
- the LOC123445402 gene encoding probable monofunctional riboflavin biosynthesis protein RIBA 3, chloroplastic isoform X2, whose amino-acid sequence is MAADLASPESIAFMIRNGSGIISVGMKEADLERLMLPMMSPVTEIGDISAVASTVTVDARVGISTGVSAADRAKTILALASPDSKPSDLRRPGHIFPLKYRDGGVLKRAGHTEASVDLVALAGLRHVSVLSSIIDPKDGSMASTPALKQMALEHDIPIVSIADLIRYRRKREKLVELIAVSRLPTKWGLFRAYCYQSKLDGTEHIAVAKGDIGDGEDVLVRVHSECLTGDILGSARCDCGEQLDLAMQLIEKSGRGVLVYLRGHEGRGIGLGQKLRAYNLQDQGSDTVEANVELGLAIDSREYGIGAQILRDIGVRTMRLMTNNPAKFVGLKGYGLAVVGRVPVISPITKENQKYLETKRTKMGHLYGSDLPGGLLKEFLNPTEDNATN
- the LOC123445412 gene encoding histone H2B.11 → MAPKAEKKPAEKKPAAEEKAEKAPKGEKKPKAEKRLPAAKEGGGGGSDKKAKKKAKKSVETYKIYIFKVLKQVHPDIGISSKAMSIMNSFINDIFEKLAQEAAKLARYNKKPTITSREIQTSVRLVLPGELAKHAVSEGTKAVTKFTSS